A genomic stretch from Desulfobacterales bacterium includes:
- a CDS encoding cytidylate kinase-like family protein, protein MAVITIARQFGAGGRTLGKQVADKLEYDLIDEQIVEAIAMKANVSADWVEAIAKETGSEGFLARLAKKLGPFRKGYTEVAMEKKPGYIDGHLYISLLHQVIPQIAAQDNVVIIGRGSQYILGDRPNTYHFLLIADLEHRVDFMEKHYDIPRKQALFIVEKQTKRRLNLYRYFDKTDYDQPDLYHMVFNMNRVKMEEAVRAVCQLAAGRVF, encoded by the coding sequence ATGGCTGTTATTACAATTGCCAGGCAATTTGGTGCGGGAGGAAGAACGCTGGGAAAACAGGTGGCAGACAAACTGGAATACGACCTGATCGACGAGCAAATTGTGGAAGCGATCGCCATGAAAGCCAATGTCTCCGCCGACTGGGTGGAAGCAATCGCTAAAGAGACCGGCAGCGAAGGTTTTCTGGCGCGTCTGGCCAAAAAACTGGGGCCTTTTCGAAAAGGATATACGGAGGTGGCGATGGAAAAAAAACCGGGCTATATTGATGGCCACCTCTACATTTCGCTCCTGCATCAGGTAATTCCCCAAATCGCCGCGCAGGATAACGTCGTGATCATCGGCCGCGGGAGTCAATATATTCTTGGGGATCGCCCGAACACCTACCATTTTCTACTGATTGCCGATCTTGAACACCGTGTCGATTTCATGGAAAAGCACTATGACATTCCGCGCAAACAGGCGTTGTTCATTGTGGAAAAACAGACCAAACGGCGACTTAACCTGTACCGGTATTTCGATAAAACCGATTACGATCAACCCGATCTGTATCATATGGTTTTCAACATGAACCGAGTTAAAATGGAAGAAGCCGTCCGGGCGGTGTGTCAGTTGGCAGCCGGTCGCGTTTTTTGA
- the mnhG gene encoding monovalent cation/H(+) antiporter subunit G gives MNDAIAAVMILTGALFSLVAAVGVLRLPDILLRMHAGTKAGTMGAGLILLGVAFYDMETGVTLRALAAICFLLLTAPVSAHLIGRAAYRSGIRIWDRTRIDELGEYCRLTRHCNLHEFEPDPDAEG, from the coding sequence ATGAACGATGCCATTGCCGCTGTGATGATATTGACCGGTGCCCTGTTTTCTCTGGTGGCGGCGGTGGGAGTGCTTCGCCTGCCAGACATCCTGCTCCGGATGCATGCCGGCACCAAGGCCGGTACCATGGGTGCCGGGCTCATTCTGTTGGGAGTGGCTTTTTACGACATGGAAACCGGCGTAACCCTGAGGGCCTTGGCAGCTATCTGTTTTCTGCTGCTCACCGCGCCCGTTTCCGCGCACCTCATCGGCCGGGCCGCTTACCGATCCGGTATTCGCATCTGGGATCGAACGCGCATTGATGAACTGGGCGAATACTGCCGGCTTACCAGACATTGCAATTTACATGAATTTGAACCGGATCCGGACGCCGAGGGATGA
- a CDS encoding cation:proton antiporter — translation MDQLLHHAAQVTLVLLLVGIFLAGIRLVRGPDPADRIMALDLISVLIVGFLAALSVYTRRSAVLDVAIAYALVAFLGTVALARWLERRAAKRPGMREEP, via the coding sequence ATGGACCAACTACTGCATCATGCCGCGCAGGTTACTCTGGTATTGCTGCTGGTGGGGATTTTTCTGGCCGGAATCCGGCTTGTGAGAGGCCCGGACCCGGCTGACCGGATCATGGCGCTCGACCTTATTTCTGTTCTGATTGTCGGCTTTCTGGCAGCCTTGTCGGTATACACCCGCAGATCGGCGGTGCTGGACGTGGCCATCGCCTATGCGCTCGTTGCCTTTCTGGGAACAGTGGCACTGGCTCGTTGGCTTGAGCGCCGGGCCGCGAAACGGCCGGGTATGCGGGAGGAACCATGA
- a CDS encoding Na+/H+ antiporter subunit E: MNLLILNTILAIGFSAVLGEFSLGGFVAGFVVGYLALWVTRSLYGQEAYFNRLSKVLRLIAHFLWQLVVSNLRVLWDVITPYHTSRPGIIGIPLDARTDMEITLVANLVSLTPGTLSLDISEDRSILYVHVMFMDDIEVVRAEIKNGIERRVLEVFR; the protein is encoded by the coding sequence ATGAACCTGTTGATCCTGAACACGATCCTGGCTATCGGGTTTTCCGCGGTATTGGGGGAATTTTCCTTGGGGGGCTTTGTGGCCGGCTTTGTCGTGGGATATCTTGCTCTGTGGGTTACCCGGTCTCTATATGGCCAGGAAGCTTATTTCAACCGGTTGTCTAAGGTGCTGCGCCTGATCGCTCATTTTTTGTGGCAACTCGTGGTTTCCAATTTGAGGGTGCTCTGGGATGTCATCACACCGTACCACACCAGCCGGCCGGGGATCATCGGCATTCCGCTGGATGCCCGAACGGATATGGAGATCACATTGGTGGCTAACCTGGTTTCTCTGACACCCGGCACATTGAGTCTGGATATTTCCGAGGACAGATCGATCCTTTATGTCCATGTCATGTTCATGGATGATATTGAAGTGGTGCGCGCTGAAATCAAGAACGGGATCGAGCGGCGCGTATTGGAGGTGTTTCGATGA
- a CDS encoding proton-conducting transporter membrane subunit — MSALPASVVIVPLLFAALAMGMRLHPRRAHELAVAGAALHLILGVALFVQVAQNGIQVVCMGAWDAPFGISLAVDTLAAVMVVITGIIGLASIVYAGSSIDADLVSNGFYALLHILLTGITGAFLTADLFNLYVWFEVMLMSSFGLLVMGRKNIQLDGGVKYVAINIFATLLFITALGLTYGMTGTLNMADLHLKLAHVDPVGMRTAVAMLFVAAFGIKAGIFPLYFWLPAAYHTLPPAVAALFAGLLTKVGVYALMRLTTLVFAVDSAFICRVLLVLALLTMTSGVLGAAAHKDIRRILSFHIISQVGYMVLGLALFTPMALAGAVFYLIHHIIVKASLFLVGGMIWHSGASFDLDHLGGLYHRRPLVAFLFFIPAFSLAGFPPLSGFWAKMILIRAGIEVGAVTAVTVAIVVGLLTAYSMTKIWDKAFWKLAPNQAEKQDLPLNGPSAWMLAPVAVLVLLTVAIGFGVEPVYRLALKSAESMLQPDLYIQAVLGKGVP, encoded by the coding sequence ATGAGCGCCCTGCCGGCATCCGTTGTCATTGTTCCGTTGCTGTTTGCTGCTTTGGCCATGGGGATGCGGCTGCATCCCAGGCGTGCCCATGAACTGGCCGTGGCAGGAGCCGCACTGCACCTGATCCTGGGAGTGGCGCTTTTTGTCCAGGTTGCGCAAAACGGCATTCAGGTGGTTTGCATGGGGGCTTGGGACGCGCCTTTTGGTATCAGTCTGGCAGTGGATACCCTTGCCGCGGTCATGGTGGTTATAACCGGAATCATCGGACTTGCTTCGATCGTCTATGCAGGCAGCAGCATAGACGCCGATCTGGTGTCCAATGGGTTTTATGCGCTGCTGCATATTCTGCTGACAGGCATCACGGGCGCCTTTTTGACCGCCGATCTTTTCAATCTTTACGTCTGGTTCGAGGTCATGCTGATGAGTTCTTTCGGCCTTCTGGTCATGGGGCGGAAAAACATCCAGTTGGACGGCGGTGTCAAGTATGTGGCGATCAATATTTTTGCCACCTTGCTTTTCATTACCGCTCTGGGGCTGACCTACGGTATGACCGGAACCCTCAACATGGCGGACCTCCATTTAAAACTCGCCCATGTGGATCCTGTCGGCATGAGGACAGCGGTGGCCATGCTTTTTGTGGCGGCTTTCGGCATCAAAGCCGGCATTTTTCCGCTTTATTTCTGGCTTCCGGCTGCTTACCACACCTTGCCGCCGGCGGTGGCGGCCCTTTTTGCCGGGCTTCTGACCAAGGTTGGCGTGTATGCCTTGATGCGGTTGACGACCCTTGTCTTTGCCGTTGATTCGGCATTCATTTGCCGGGTTCTGCTGGTTCTGGCCCTGTTGACCATGACCAGCGGCGTTCTGGGCGCCGCAGCGCATAAAGATATTCGCCGCATTCTCTCGTTTCACATCATCAGTCAGGTGGGCTATATGGTGCTGGGGCTTGCCCTCTTCACGCCCATGGCCTTGGCAGGAGCGGTTTTTTACCTGATACACCACATCATTGTCAAGGCGTCCCTCTTTCTGGTAGGCGGCATGATATGGCACAGCGGCGCCAGTTTTGATCTGGATCATCTTGGAGGGCTTTATCACCGCAGGCCGCTGGTGGCTTTTCTCTTTTTTATTCCGGCCTTTTCCCTGGCGGGTTTTCCGCCGCTTTCCGGTTTTTGGGCCAAAATGATTTTGATTCGGGCAGGCATCGAGGTCGGCGCTGTCACTGCTGTGACCGTCGCCATTGTCGTTGGGCTTCTGACGGCTTATTCCATGACCAAAATCTGGGACAAGGCCTTTTGGAAACTTGCACCGAATCAGGCTGAAAAACAGGATCTGCCGCTAAACGGCCCATCGGCCTGGATGCTGGCGCCCGTGGCTGTGCTGGTACTATTGACTGTGGCCATCGGCTTTGGGGTTGAACCGGTTTACCGGCTGGCTTTAAAATCCGCCGAGTCTATGCTCCAACCCGATCTTTATATACAGGCTGTTCTGGGAAAGGGAGTGCCATGA
- a CDS encoding NADH-quinone oxidoreductase subunit K, which yields MELMLPILVGAMVAVSFFLMLCRDLIRFIFALILASNAVNLLILTAGRIGHLAPPLITEGQTLPSGPLANALPQALILTAIVIGFALISFIFVLFYRTYATLGTVDSEAMRVAEPVASTTDKDSKSQEISQ from the coding sequence ATGGAGTTAATGCTTCCAATTCTAGTGGGCGCCATGGTGGCCGTCAGCTTTTTTCTGATGCTCTGCCGTGACCTGATTCGATTCATTTTTGCCCTGATATTGGCCAGCAATGCCGTCAATCTGTTGATTCTGACGGCCGGACGAATTGGACACCTGGCCCCGCCGCTCATTACGGAAGGGCAAACCCTACCCTCCGGCCCCCTGGCCAACGCGCTGCCCCAGGCGCTGATTTTGACCGCGATTGTCATTGGATTTGCCCTGATATCCTTTATTTTCGTTCTTTTCTACCGGACTTATGCAACCCTTGGAACTGTGGACAGCGAGGCCATGCGGGTGGCTGAGCCTGTGGCATCCACAACAGATAAGGATTCAAAATCGCAGGAGATTTCGCAATGA
- a CDS encoding MnhB domain-containing protein, producing the protein MRSIILSTAIRLLVALILVFAVYLLWRGHHLPGGGFAAALVAASGFGLFAMAEGPNLVYQSLRIGPRQLAAAGLILVSTTGVLPMLVGKPFLTGIWWSLTPGVSLGTPLLFDIGVFLVVLGTVLSLILSLEEA; encoded by the coding sequence ATGCGATCCATCATCCTGAGCACCGCAATCCGGTTGCTGGTCGCTCTTATTCTGGTTTTTGCCGTTTACCTGCTGTGGCGGGGACATCATCTGCCCGGCGGTGGTTTTGCGGCTGCGCTGGTGGCAGCCAGCGGCTTCGGGCTTTTTGCCATGGCCGAGGGGCCGAATTTGGTGTACCAGTCGCTGCGGATTGGCCCCCGGCAACTGGCCGCCGCGGGTCTGATTCTGGTTTCGACAACTGGAGTGCTGCCCATGCTCGTGGGGAAACCCTTTTTGACCGGCATCTGGTGGTCCCTGACCCCGGGGGTTTCGCTCGGAACGCCCCTGCTATTTGATATCGGGGTATTTCTGGTGGTTCTGGGTACAGTGCTTTCCCTGATTCTATCCCTGGAGGAAGCGTAA
- a CDS encoding proton-conducting transporter membrane subunit, with the protein MGIHTETRGYAHPPAIGWWSALLPFSIFLAAASLVPTMASGGRIDLALDWIPSLGVSLSLAIDGLSLLFVMIISLVGTAVYVFAGEYLGSHPKLKWFYVLISIFMLAMLGLVLMDNLLAMFVFWELTTLSSYLLIGFENERPEARYNARQALLVTGAGGLALLVGILLLGHIAGSYSIADLIPQADVIRSHPLYLPVLVLIFAGAFTKSAQFPFHFWLPNAMAAPTPISAFLHSATMVKAGIYLLARLHPVLGCTPVWMQTLVTIGGITALWGAILAIGQEDLKRMLAYTTVMALGIMTMFLGGRSTPTLTAAVTFLMVHALYKSALFMIVGTLDYQTGTRLLTQIGGLWRTMPITAVATAAAALSMAGFPLFFGFIGKEIMYKGALTEEMFPQFATLAALVSNALMTSVTGIFFLQVFTGPLKAPSGRPAEAGVAMWIGPLVLGFLGVIFGLFPDWVGRHMVEPAVQAFYPKAEDIHLKIFYGFNDPLLLSALTLALGVIGYAGRQRLRKASGLIKQNQPITGSQIYDRMLYMTSALAVVHTRLVQNGSLQRYLSVILFSVVAGVGATLLTNGVVVRLPLNVVLDAAVIEILLCLLMFLALMVLLLAGSSLLALCALGVIGAGCAMIFLWNGAPDAALTQLLVETLTMIIVANVLLRLPAMTPHLSKPSRLLFNAGIALAAGTVVTLLLLASIAGHLDRSITSYYETLSVVKANGRNIVNVILVDFRSFDTMGEIIVVAVAGIAGVALIRRRRSCDPSS; encoded by the coding sequence ATGGGCATTCATACCGAAACCCGTGGATACGCGCATCCCCCGGCCATCGGATGGTGGTCGGCGCTGCTGCCGTTTTCGATTTTTCTGGCTGCTGCATCCCTGGTTCCGACAATGGCTTCGGGCGGCCGGATTGATCTTGCCCTGGACTGGATTCCCAGTTTGGGTGTGAGTCTGTCGCTGGCCATCGACGGCTTGAGCCTGCTGTTTGTCATGATTATCAGCCTGGTGGGCACAGCGGTCTATGTCTTTGCTGGTGAATATCTGGGAAGTCATCCGAAGCTCAAATGGTTTTATGTATTGATTTCCATTTTCATGCTCGCGATGCTGGGGCTCGTGTTGATGGACAATCTGCTGGCCATGTTTGTTTTCTGGGAACTGACGACCCTTTCTTCCTATCTGCTTATCGGATTTGAAAACGAAAGGCCCGAGGCCCGCTATAACGCCCGTCAGGCCCTGCTGGTAACGGGTGCGGGCGGATTGGCCCTGCTGGTGGGTATTTTGCTGCTGGGGCATATCGCCGGTAGCTACAGCATCGCGGATCTCATTCCGCAGGCCGACGTCATCCGTAGCCACCCGCTTTACCTGCCGGTGCTGGTTTTGATATTTGCCGGTGCATTTACTAAATCCGCTCAGTTTCCCTTTCACTTTTGGCTGCCCAACGCCATGGCGGCACCCACCCCGATCAGCGCCTTTCTGCATTCGGCCACCATGGTCAAGGCCGGCATCTATCTGCTGGCACGGCTGCATCCGGTGCTGGGCTGCACACCGGTCTGGATGCAGACACTGGTGACCATCGGGGGTATTACGGCGTTATGGGGTGCCATCCTGGCGATCGGGCAGGAGGATTTAAAGCGCATGCTGGCCTACACCACTGTTATGGCGCTGGGGATCATGACGATGTTCCTTGGCGGCCGAAGCACCCCGACCCTGACTGCGGCCGTCACTTTTCTGATGGTTCATGCCCTGTATAAATCTGCACTCTTTATGATTGTGGGAACTCTGGACTACCAGACCGGTACTCGGCTGCTGACCCAGATCGGGGGACTGTGGCGGACTATGCCGATCACCGCTGTTGCCACCGCTGCCGCGGCCCTTTCCATGGCCGGTTTCCCACTTTTTTTCGGCTTTATCGGCAAAGAAATCATGTACAAAGGTGCCTTGACCGAAGAGATGTTCCCACAGTTTGCCACCTTAGCGGCCCTTGTATCCAATGCCCTGATGACTTCGGTGACGGGTATTTTTTTCCTGCAGGTTTTTACCGGCCCTTTGAAGGCGCCTTCCGGGAGGCCGGCAGAGGCCGGGGTCGCGATGTGGATCGGTCCATTGGTTTTGGGATTTCTGGGTGTTATCTTCGGTCTATTCCCGGACTGGGTGGGCCGTCATATGGTGGAACCGGCTGTTCAGGCGTTTTATCCCAAAGCAGAGGATATTCACCTGAAAATTTTTTATGGCTTCAATGATCCGCTACTTCTCAGCGCCCTAACCCTGGCGCTGGGCGTTATCGGGTATGCCGGCCGGCAACGGCTGCGTAAAGCATCCGGACTTATCAAGCAGAACCAGCCAATCACAGGCTCTCAAATCTATGACCGTATGCTTTACATGACGTCGGCTCTGGCCGTCGTGCATACCCGCCTGGTGCAAAACGGCTCGCTCCAGCGGTATCTGAGTGTGATCCTCTTTTCGGTAGTGGCAGGAGTCGGTGCGACCCTTTTGACCAACGGCGTTGTGGTTCGATTGCCCTTGAACGTTGTGTTGGATGCAGCTGTTATTGAAATTCTGCTTTGCTTACTGATGTTTCTGGCCTTGATGGTCCTGCTTCTGGCCGGTTCAAGTTTGCTGGCTCTTTGCGCACTCGGCGTTATCGGGGCTGGATGCGCCATGATTTTTCTGTGGAACGGTGCTCCGGATGCGGCCCTGACCCAATTGCTGGTCGAAACGCTGACAATGATCATCGTCGCTAATGTTCTGCTTCGCCTGCCGGCCATGACCCCGCATCTGAGCAAACCCTCCCGGCTCCTTTTCAACGCGGGCATTGCCCTGGCTGCCGGAACTGTCGTGACCCTCCTGCTGCTGGCCTCTATCGCAGGGCACCTTGACCGCAGTATCACCTCCTATTATGAGACGTTAAGTGTCGTAAAGGCGAACGGCCGCAACATTGTCAATGTGATTCTGGTTGATTTCCGCAGCTTCGACACGATGGGGGAAATCATTGTGGTGGCTGTGGCCGGCATTGCCGGCGTGGCCCTGATCCGCCGGAGGCGTTCATGCGATCCATCATCCTGA
- a CDS encoding DUF3426 domain-containing protein: MIVSCQNCNARFNLEDGLVKESGSKVRCSKCKHIFLVYPEKTLDTDPVFPDMPVQEEIDSKPLAVVEPENAASDFAPSLGEELDLSEIEKMLETAAGDKAPDALSAGADTIGFQKDTSPAEQMTTMGEGALDLSEIEKILEMEQDSSDDLEIEPEPDELIFDLDDSEDGQKPKNGLGDFDLADIEKMLAQEADETEAAPADNLDLSDLDRMMETTSSPVETLKAGDEQEAFKLESADSDELLPAAESAEALAPAVDELDFSGLEAMMAEEASALKEDLQLDEETGELSLSLGDDAADGMSQAAVASEALDLSELDGLMAAKPNGPVTDTDIADEELSLEMEQPASKVAAVAAAVPGEPELVFEEEGEDVGTAQMPANDDLPMETEDLNLEFDEDQLDNAVVAEEEKAEDDTAEAAPVAATDALAAAQKPIVAKKRSNKPFMIILMLILLAGAAGLGFFYLSGKDIKIPFLSDLQKAAPADPGNLRIATTDVDSRFIEQSQIGRLFVITGKVRNDYSDARSFIRITGRLFTIGKKPANTETVFCGNMMSDLEISTASLETIKNRLGNRTGDSNVNVNIKPGEDRPFMIVFSNLPEKLEEFTLEVAGSQSAVPITQK; the protein is encoded by the coding sequence ATGATTGTTAGCTGTCAAAACTGCAATGCCCGTTTCAATCTGGAAGACGGCCTTGTGAAGGAATCGGGCTCAAAAGTCCGATGTTCCAAATGCAAACACATTTTCCTCGTGTACCCGGAAAAGACGTTGGATACGGATCCGGTTTTCCCTGATATGCCGGTTCAGGAAGAGATTGATTCCAAACCGCTTGCCGTTGTCGAGCCGGAAAATGCGGCCTCCGATTTCGCGCCTTCCCTTGGGGAGGAGCTTGATCTGTCTGAGATCGAAAAGATGCTTGAAACAGCGGCCGGCGATAAGGCGCCGGATGCCCTGAGCGCCGGGGCTGATACCATTGGTTTTCAGAAGGACACGTCGCCGGCGGAGCAAATGACGACGATGGGCGAGGGCGCGCTGGATTTGTCCGAAATTGAGAAAATCCTTGAAATGGAGCAGGACTCGAGCGACGACCTTGAAATTGAGCCGGAACCTGATGAGCTGATATTTGATCTGGATGATTCGGAAGATGGCCAAAAACCCAAAAATGGTTTAGGCGATTTTGACTTGGCGGACATAGAGAAGATGCTCGCGCAAGAGGCGGATGAAACCGAGGCGGCGCCTGCAGATAACCTTGATCTGTCCGATTTGGATCGTATGATGGAGACAACATCGAGCCCGGTTGAGACGCTGAAAGCCGGTGATGAACAGGAGGCCTTTAAGCTTGAGTCGGCGGATAGTGACGAACTGTTGCCTGCAGCCGAATCCGCTGAAGCCCTGGCCCCGGCTGTAGATGAGCTGGATTTCTCGGGTTTGGAAGCAATGATGGCGGAAGAAGCGTCCGCGCTGAAAGAGGACCTACAATTGGATGAAGAGACCGGGGAGTTGAGCCTGTCATTGGGAGACGATGCGGCTGACGGTATGTCGCAGGCTGCGGTTGCCTCGGAAGCATTGGATCTTTCGGAGCTTGATGGCCTGATGGCTGCCAAACCGAATGGACCCGTAACGGATACCGATATTGCCGACGAGGAGTTGTCTTTGGAAATGGAGCAACCGGCATCCAAGGTAGCAGCGGTGGCAGCGGCCGTTCCAGGTGAGCCTGAACTCGTATTTGAAGAAGAAGGCGAAGATGTTGGAACAGCGCAAATGCCGGCCAATGATGACTTGCCCATGGAAACCGAGGATCTGAATCTGGAGTTTGATGAAGATCAGTTGGATAATGCGGTTGTTGCTGAAGAGGAAAAGGCCGAAGACGACACCGCCGAGGCGGCGCCGGTGGCGGCTACCGACGCATTGGCGGCGGCTCAAAAACCGATTGTCGCGAAAAAGCGGAGCAATAAGCCGTTTATGATCATCTTGATGTTAATCCTTTTGGCCGGGGCTGCCGGGCTTGGATTTTTTTATTTGTCGGGCAAGGATATCAAGATACCTTTTCTTTCCGATTTGCAAAAGGCGGCGCCGGCTGATCCGGGGAACCTTCGGATTGCAACAACGGATGTGGACAGCCGCTTTATCGAGCAGAGCCAGATTGGCCGGCTTTTTGTGATTACGGGCAAAGTGCGAAATGATTACAGTGATGCCAGAAGCTTTATTCGGATAACCGGCCGGCTTTTTACGATAGGCAAGAAACCGGCGAATACGGAAACCGTTTTTTGCGGCAACATGATGAGTGATCTCGAGATTTCAACAGCGTCATTGGAGACGATAAAAAATCGGCTGGGGAATCGCACCGGCGACAGCAATGTCAATGTCAATATCAAGCCGGGCGAAGATCGGCCGTTTATGATCGTGTTTTCAAATCTGCCGGAAAAGCTTGAAGAGTTTACACTGGAGGTTGCCGGCTCCCAATCCGCAGTACCGATAACACAAAAATAA
- the hpt gene encoding hypoxanthine phosphoribosyltransferase — MLTNLTPVLTKEKIAHIVAELARDISNDYQGRQLVLIGVLKGAFIFLSDLVRHLTIPVEIDFVRASSYAEQSCSSGQVMLTKPVEIDIEGKNVLIVEDIIDTGLTIVSLIEYLKALKPAGIKVCVFIDKHERRKVLFDADYVGYSTDRGFLVGYGLDYAEKYRHLPGIFEVEPTASEDMP, encoded by the coding sequence ATGCTGACAAATTTAACCCCCGTGCTCACAAAAGAGAAGATAGCGCACATTGTCGCTGAGCTGGCTCGGGATATATCGAATGATTATCAGGGCAGGCAATTGGTCCTTATCGGCGTACTAAAAGGCGCATTTATATTTTTGTCGGACTTGGTTCGCCATTTGACCATTCCGGTGGAAATCGATTTTGTGCGCGCCTCGAGTTATGCGGAGCAATCTTGTTCTTCCGGGCAGGTGATGCTTACCAAACCCGTTGAGATCGATATTGAAGGGAAAAACGTCCTCATCGTTGAGGATATCATCGACACCGGTTTAACGATCGTCTCCCTGATCGAATACTTAAAAGCCCTGAAACCTGCCGGAATTAAAGTGTGTGTTTTCATTGATAAGCATGAGCGCCGGAAAGTATTGTTTGACGCAGACTATGTCGGATATTCTACAGACAGGGGATTCTTGGTGGGTTACGGCTTGGATTACGCTGAAAAGTATAGGCACTTGCCCGGAATATTTGAAGTGGAACCAACAGCCAGTGAGGATATGCCATGA
- a CDS encoding DnaJ C-terminal domain-containing protein, which yields MAETDYYKVLGVAKSASGEEIKKAYRKLAMKYHPDKNKGDKAAEEKFKQLSEAYAVLSDKEKRQQYDQFGANGFKQRFSEEDIFRGFDFSDIFKDFGFGGGRFSSGAKGARRFSFSQGAPFGGGFQDQSGMKGEDLVYELGLQLKEVVTGVQKTITLQQGGRVEKVSVTIPKGMITGKKLRLAGKGNPSQFGGPPGDLYIKAKVLKDALYDTDGYDLIISRKVKLTEAVLGTSVSIPTLEGKELNLKIPAGTTHKTKMRLPGQGLPKMKEGGYGDLYVQILVSLPKKLTKEQRELIEKLAAAGL from the coding sequence ATGGCCGAAACGGATTATTATAAGGTGCTCGGCGTGGCCAAAAGCGCTTCCGGTGAAGAGATAAAAAAGGCCTATCGGAAGTTGGCCATGAAATACCATCCAGACAAGAACAAAGGGGATAAAGCCGCTGAAGAAAAGTTCAAACAGCTTAGTGAGGCTTACGCCGTATTGAGTGACAAAGAAAAGCGCCAGCAATACGACCAGTTCGGCGCAAACGGGTTTAAGCAGCGCTTTTCCGAAGAAGATATTTTCAGAGGATTTGACTTTTCCGATATCTTCAAAGACTTCGGCTTCGGCGGGGGCCGGTTTTCTTCCGGCGCAAAAGGGGCAAGACGCTTTTCTTTTTCCCAGGGGGCTCCTTTTGGCGGGGGATTCCAGGACCAGTCCGGAATGAAGGGCGAAGACCTGGTATATGAGCTGGGGCTTCAGCTTAAGGAAGTCGTTACCGGCGTTCAAAAGACCATCACCCTTCAACAGGGCGGGCGGGTGGAAAAGGTGTCGGTCACCATCCCCAAAGGCATGATCACCGGGAAGAAGCTAAGGCTTGCCGGTAAAGGCAATCCCAGCCAGTTCGGCGGGCCGCCGGGCGATCTTTATATCAAGGCCAAGGTGCTCAAGGATGCGCTCTATGATACGGACGGGTACGATCTGATTATATCCCGAAAAGTCAAGCTGACCGAGGCGGTTCTGGGAACCAGTGTGTCCATTCCCACGCTGGAGGGAAAGGAATTAAATCTTAAAATCCCAGCGGGAACCACTCATAAGACGAAAATGCGGCTGCCCGGGCAAGGGCTTCCCAAAATGAAAGAGGGCGGTTATGGGGATTTGTATGTGCAGATTCTGGTTTCCCTGCCCAAGAAACTGACGAAAGAGCAACGGGAACTCATCGAGAAATTGGCGGCAGCCGGCTTGTAA